A genomic region of Microlunatus sagamiharensis contains the following coding sequences:
- a CDS encoding winged helix-turn-helix transcriptional regulator translates to MSEDAMVTQTAAQRREQAKVEYDAFLAQCPSRALLDRISDKWVVLVLCALGGEGGRTEGTPAAGPAPLRYSELARRLAGVSQKMLTQTLRSLERDGLVTRDVTPTVPVTVAYALTDLGLSLREVAQGLRVWAQANMGEVLTNRDAYDARTS, encoded by the coding sequence GTGAGCGAGGACGCGATGGTGACGCAGACGGCAGCCCAGCGCCGGGAACAGGCGAAGGTCGAGTACGACGCCTTCCTGGCCCAGTGCCCCAGCCGGGCCCTGCTCGACCGGATCTCGGACAAGTGGGTCGTGCTGGTCCTCTGCGCCCTCGGCGGCGAGGGCGGCAGGACCGAGGGGACCCCCGCGGCCGGGCCGGCGCCCCTGCGCTACTCCGAGCTCGCCCGTCGGCTGGCCGGGGTCAGCCAGAAGATGCTCACCCAGACGCTGCGCTCGCTCGAGCGGGACGGGCTCGTCACGCGCGACGTGACCCCCACCGTGCCGGTGACCGTGGCGTACGCGTTGACCGACCTCGGCCTGTCGCTGCGTGAGGTCGCCCAGGGGTTGCGGGTGTGGGCCCAGGCGAACATGGGCGAGGTCCTGACGAACCGCGACGCCTACGACGCGCGGACGTCCTGA
- a CDS encoding oxidoreductase: MSTTTSTLPGGTTSLGDLTVTRFGYGAMQLAGPGVMGPPADPAGAVAVLRAAVEAGITHIDTSAAYGPLVTNELIREALHPYPDPVHVVTKVGARRDAQGGWPTARTPEELRRQVHDNLDSLGLDVLDLVNLRVGDAQGPRDGSLAAAFETLAELQQQGLVRHLGVSNATGAQVAEARVIAPVVCVQNLYNLAHREDDVLVDHLAAEGIAYVPFFPLGGFSPLQSATLAGVAARLGATPMAVALAWLLQRSPNVLLIPGTSSVEHLHANIAGAGLTLSASDVEELDHL, encoded by the coding sequence ATGAGCACCACCACGTCCACGCTCCCCGGCGGCACGACCTCGCTCGGCGACCTCACCGTCACCCGGTTCGGCTACGGGGCGATGCAGCTCGCCGGCCCGGGGGTGATGGGGCCGCCCGCCGACCCGGCCGGGGCCGTGGCCGTCCTCCGCGCGGCCGTGGAGGCGGGGATCACGCACATCGACACGAGCGCGGCGTACGGGCCGCTGGTGACCAACGAGCTCATCAGGGAGGCGCTGCACCCCTACCCGGACCCGGTCCACGTCGTCACGAAGGTCGGCGCGCGCAGGGACGCGCAGGGCGGCTGGCCGACGGCCCGGACCCCCGAGGAGCTGCGCCGCCAGGTCCACGACAACCTCGACAGCCTCGGGCTCGACGTCCTCGACCTCGTCAACCTGCGGGTGGGTGACGCGCAAGGACCGCGTGACGGTTCGCTGGCCGCGGCGTTCGAGACGCTCGCGGAGCTCCAGCAGCAGGGGCTCGTCCGTCACCTCGGCGTGAGCAACGCGACCGGCGCCCAGGTGGCGGAGGCCCGCGTGATCGCCCCCGTCGTGTGCGTGCAGAACCTCTACAACCTCGCGCACCGCGAGGACGACGTCCTCGTCGACCACCTCGCGGCGGAGGGGATCGCGTACGTGCCGTTCTTCCCGCTCGGCGGCTTCAGCCCGCTGCAGTCGGCAACCCTCGCAGGGGTCGCCGCCCGGCTGGGTGCCACCCCGATGGCCGTCGCCCTCGCCTGGCTCCTGCAGCGCTCGCCCAACGTCCTGCTCATCCCCGGGACCTCGTCGGTCGAGCACCTGCACGCGAACATCGCCGGAGCCGGCCTGACGCTCTCCGCCTCTGACGTCGAGGAGCTCGACCACCTCTGA
- a CDS encoding TIGR03936 family radical SAM-associated protein codes for MARQQPEQQAPPVQRLRIRYAKRGRARFTSSRDFSRAFERALRRAEVPMAYSSGFSPHPRISYANAAPTGAASEAEYCEIGLTTPCDADRVRDALNAALPSGLDVVEVWEAPTGALADRLTGSHWSVRLPGADPDELAAALATFLGRTEVEVQRMTKNGLRTFDARGCVVSATASGDGLDLVMHHTTPLVRPDDVLTALVAVRESLVLPDPPVLTRLSQGVLDPGSGEIADPRHHAASV; via the coding sequence ATGGCCCGACAGCAGCCGGAGCAGCAGGCGCCACCCGTGCAGCGGCTGCGCATCCGCTACGCCAAGCGCGGCCGTGCCCGCTTCACCAGCAGTCGGGACTTCAGCCGGGCCTTCGAGCGGGCGCTGCGCCGGGCGGAGGTCCCGATGGCCTACTCCTCCGGCTTCTCGCCGCACCCGCGGATCTCGTACGCCAACGCGGCCCCGACGGGCGCGGCGAGCGAGGCCGAGTACTGCGAGATCGGCCTGACCACGCCGTGCGACGCGGACCGGGTGCGCGACGCGCTGAACGCCGCACTGCCCTCCGGGCTCGACGTCGTCGAGGTCTGGGAGGCCCCGACGGGCGCGCTGGCCGACCGGCTCACCGGGTCGCACTGGTCCGTACGGCTGCCCGGCGCCGACCCCGATGAGCTCGCCGCGGCCCTGGCCACCTTCCTCGGCCGCACCGAGGTCGAGGTGCAGCGGATGACCAAGAACGGGCTGCGGACGTTCGACGCCCGGGGCTGCGTGGTCTCGGCCACCGCCTCCGGCGACGGGCTGGACCTCGTCATGCACCACACGACACCGCTCGTGCGCCCCGACGACGTGCTCACCGCCCTGGTCGCGGTGCGCGAGAGCCTGGTGCTGCCGGACCCGCCGGTGCTCACGCGGCTGAGCCAGGGCGTCCTCGACCCGGGCTCCGGCGAGATCGCCGACCCGCGTCACCACGCCGCGTCCGTCTGA